One segment of Streptosporangium brasiliense DNA contains the following:
- a CDS encoding ABC transporter substrate-binding protein, whose translation MRKSIATVTTAGLALALAACSQSPDTAASPAASSSSSAAAPAAKTLEGVTIEVAAKWTGPEQANFQEVLKAFEAKTGAKVTYASTGEDTGAYLGPRIQGDNPPDIAILPQPGLVKQYADQKALKPLSAEVLKQIDDNYTPYWKELGSADGQAYGVLVKAAHKSLIWYRDQAFQDAGAQQPATWDDLVKTAQAVADSGTPPFSLCGASGWTLTDLFENVYLSSAGPENYTKLSKHEIPWTDASVTTALEKIGQLVGKKEFLLGGPSGALQTDFPTCVTQVYGQDKSAMVIEADFVGTTAEESGAKLGEEAKYFPFPKAGDTEPVVLGGDIAVALKDSKGAMALLEFLASKEGGEVWAKLPGYLSPNRNVSPDNYPSELTKKLAQTIISAGDAVRYDMSDLAPSAFGGTDGKGQWKLLQDFVRDPSKIKDIQSKLEDEAKKAWK comes from the coding sequence ATGCGTAAATCCATCGCGACAGTGACGACGGCGGGACTCGCGCTCGCCCTCGCCGCGTGCAGCCAGAGCCCCGACACTGCCGCCTCCCCCGCCGCGAGCAGCAGCTCCTCCGCCGCCGCCCCCGCGGCCAAGACGCTTGAAGGCGTGACCATCGAGGTCGCCGCCAAGTGGACCGGCCCCGAGCAGGCCAACTTCCAGGAAGTGCTCAAGGCCTTCGAGGCCAAGACCGGCGCCAAGGTCACCTACGCCTCCACCGGCGAGGACACCGGCGCCTACCTCGGCCCGCGCATCCAGGGCGACAACCCGCCGGACATCGCGATCCTGCCCCAGCCGGGCCTGGTCAAGCAGTACGCCGACCAGAAGGCGCTCAAGCCGCTCTCCGCCGAGGTGCTCAAGCAGATCGACGACAACTACACCCCGTACTGGAAGGAGCTCGGCTCCGCCGACGGCCAGGCCTACGGCGTGCTGGTGAAGGCGGCCCACAAGTCGCTCATCTGGTACCGCGACCAGGCCTTCCAGGACGCCGGGGCGCAGCAGCCGGCCACCTGGGACGACCTCGTCAAGACCGCCCAGGCGGTCGCCGACTCCGGCACCCCGCCCTTCTCCCTGTGCGGCGCGTCCGGCTGGACCCTGACCGACCTGTTCGAGAACGTCTACCTGTCCAGCGCGGGCCCGGAGAACTACACCAAGCTCTCCAAGCACGAGATCCCGTGGACCGACGCCAGCGTGACCACCGCCCTGGAGAAGATCGGCCAGCTCGTCGGCAAGAAGGAGTTCCTGCTCGGCGGCCCCTCCGGCGCCCTGCAGACCGACTTCCCGACCTGCGTGACCCAGGTCTACGGCCAGGACAAGTCGGCGATGGTCATCGAGGCGGACTTCGTGGGCACCACGGCCGAGGAGTCCGGCGCGAAGCTGGGCGAGGAGGCCAAGTACTTCCCGTTCCCGAAGGCCGGTGACACCGAGCCGGTCGTGCTGGGCGGCGACATCGCGGTGGCGCTGAAGGACTCCAAGGGCGCGATGGCGCTGCTGGAGTTCCTCGCCTCCAAGGAAGGCGGCGAGGTCTGGGCCAAGCTCCCCGGCTACCTGTCCCCCAACCGCAACGTCTCGCCCGACAACTACCCGAGCGAGCTGACCAAGAAGCTCGCCCAGACGATCATCTCCGCGGGTGACGCCGTCCGCTACGACATGTCCGACCTCGCCCCCAGCGCCTTCGGCGGCACCGACGGCAAGGGCCAGTGGAAGCTCCTGCAGGACTTCGTCCGTGACCCCTCCAAGATCAAGGACATCCAGTCCAAGCTTGAGGACGAGGCCAAGAAGGCCTGGAAGTAA
- a CDS encoding PadR family transcriptional regulator has protein sequence MRLSLLALLAKEPAHGYELKQALEQIFGSAYPSPNIGQIYVTLSRLEKDGLIRVVDVEQSNRPNKKVYYLTAAGRDALDVWVDEPTEGPRVRDEFFMKLVLAPMTGIADRMTLINRQRRHYLALMRDLNELAERTDSGDRVALLLIEGAMLHLQADLDWLERCQEDLS, from the coding sequence GTGAGGCTGTCGCTGTTAGCGCTCCTCGCGAAAGAACCTGCCCACGGATACGAGCTGAAACAGGCGCTGGAGCAGATATTCGGCAGCGCCTATCCGTCACCGAACATCGGGCAGATCTACGTCACGCTCAGCCGGCTGGAGAAGGACGGCCTGATACGGGTCGTCGACGTCGAACAGTCCAACCGCCCGAACAAGAAGGTGTACTATCTGACCGCCGCGGGCCGCGACGCCCTCGACGTGTGGGTGGACGAGCCCACCGAGGGGCCGCGGGTCCGGGACGAGTTCTTCATGAAGCTCGTGCTGGCCCCGATGACCGGTATCGCGGACCGGATGACGCTGATCAACCGCCAGCGCCGCCACTACCTCGCGCTCATGCGCGACCTCAACGAACTCGCTGAGCGGACCGATTCGGGGGATCGCGTCGCGCTCCTGCTGATAGAGGGGGCCATGCTCCACCTGCAGGCCGACCTCGACTGGCTCGAACGCTGTCAGGAGGACCTGTCGTGA
- a CDS encoding ABC transporter ATP-binding protein: MSPPPPPIVNTVNLVKVYQNGGVPVHAVRGVDLKVEAGQFVAIMGPSGSGKSTLVHMIGGLDARTSGEIWLDGKRADTLNESAWALLRRQKIGFVFQFFNLVANMTVADNVELPALLSGASPREARERREQLLGELGLSDRADAAPAQLAGGEQQRVALARALANRPSLLLADEPTGNLDSRNTRDVLRLLSEVHRDGQTIILVTHDARVASLADRVVSLLDGEIVDDGAVGAGRRRPRATAGDVVELRG; encoded by the coding sequence GTGAGCCCACCCCCGCCCCCCATCGTCAACACGGTCAACCTCGTGAAGGTCTACCAGAACGGCGGCGTCCCGGTGCACGCCGTACGGGGGGTGGACCTCAAGGTCGAGGCGGGGCAGTTCGTGGCCATCATGGGGCCGTCGGGGTCGGGCAAGTCCACCCTGGTGCACATGATCGGTGGCCTGGACGCCCGGACCAGCGGCGAGATCTGGCTGGACGGCAAGCGGGCCGACACGCTGAACGAGAGCGCCTGGGCGCTGCTGCGCCGGCAGAAGATCGGCTTCGTCTTCCAGTTCTTCAACCTGGTCGCCAACATGACCGTCGCCGACAACGTCGAGCTGCCCGCGCTGCTGTCCGGGGCCTCCCCGCGCGAGGCCCGGGAGCGCCGGGAGCAGCTGCTGGGGGAGCTCGGCCTGAGCGACCGCGCCGACGCCGCCCCCGCCCAGCTCGCCGGCGGCGAGCAGCAGCGGGTGGCGCTGGCCCGCGCGCTGGCCAACAGGCCGAGCCTGCTGCTGGCCGACGAGCCCACCGGCAACCTCGACAGCCGCAACACCCGCGACGTGCTCCGGCTCCTCAGCGAGGTCCACCGCGACGGCCAGACCATCATCCTCGTCACCCACGACGCCCGGGTGGCCAGCCTGGCCGACCGCGTGGTCTCCCTGCTCGACGGTGAGATCGTCGACGACGGCGCCGTCGGCGCGGGCCGCCGGCGCCCCAGGGCCACCGCGGGCGACGTCGTCGAGCTGAGGGGATAG
- a CDS encoding ABC transporter substrate-binding protein, protein MRRLLPVALAVLVTAGCSAAVAQKTERSGGGSGPFTFVTGRDTTGYLQPLLDRWNEAHPGERVTLLELPEAADEQRAQMVANLQAKSDRYDVLGLDVVWTAEFADAGWILPLERGMFPLDRFLPPVVDTAIYQDKLWAVPYTSNAGLLYYRKDLLAKQGFKPPKTWAELREQARALHDKYGIGGYAGQFLAYEGLTVNFAEAVQSAGGQILSQDGTQVTMDAAKAKTGLDFLAGGFREGWIPRESLSFKEEESRLAFQEGRLAFARNWPHAYGPATTSAVADKFGVTRLPGLNGPGSSSLGGVNLALSAYSKRQKSAVEFIRYFTGLENQRRVLADGSFPPVWAELYDDPGLIKRFPYLPVLKQSILSARPRPASANYNQVSLVIASAVSNALTPPFKEAGDDVVASMRGQLNEIIRAQ, encoded by the coding sequence ATGCGCCGACTGCTCCCCGTCGCGCTCGCCGTGCTGGTGACGGCGGGATGCTCGGCGGCGGTGGCGCAGAAGACGGAGCGCTCCGGCGGCGGGAGCGGCCCCTTCACCTTCGTGACGGGACGCGACACGACCGGTTACCTGCAGCCACTGCTCGACCGCTGGAACGAGGCCCATCCGGGGGAGCGGGTCACCCTGCTCGAACTCCCCGAGGCGGCCGACGAACAGCGCGCGCAGATGGTCGCCAACCTCCAGGCCAAGAGCGACCGCTACGACGTGCTCGGCCTCGACGTCGTCTGGACGGCGGAGTTCGCCGACGCCGGCTGGATCCTGCCGCTCGAACGCGGCATGTTCCCGCTGGACCGGTTCCTGCCGCCGGTCGTGGACACCGCGATCTACCAGGACAAGCTCTGGGCGGTGCCCTACACCAGCAACGCGGGGCTGCTCTACTACCGCAAGGACCTGCTCGCCAAGCAGGGCTTCAAGCCGCCCAAGACCTGGGCGGAGCTGCGCGAGCAGGCCCGCGCGCTGCACGACAAGTACGGCATCGGCGGTTACGCCGGCCAGTTCCTCGCCTACGAGGGGCTGACCGTCAACTTCGCCGAGGCCGTGCAGTCGGCGGGCGGGCAGATCCTCAGCCAGGACGGCACGCAGGTGACCATGGACGCGGCCAAGGCGAAGACCGGCCTGGACTTCCTGGCCGGCGGCTTCCGGGAGGGATGGATCCCCCGGGAGTCACTCTCCTTCAAGGAGGAGGAGTCGCGGCTGGCCTTCCAGGAGGGCCGGCTGGCCTTCGCCCGCAACTGGCCGCACGCCTACGGCCCGGCCACCACTTCGGCGGTCGCCGACAAGTTCGGGGTCACCCGGCTGCCCGGGCTGAACGGCCCGGGGTCCAGCTCGCTGGGCGGGGTCAACCTCGCGCTCAGCGCCTACTCCAAGCGGCAGAAGTCGGCGGTGGAGTTCATCCGCTACTTCACCGGCCTGGAGAACCAACGCCGGGTGCTCGCCGACGGCTCGTTCCCGCCCGTGTGGGCCGAGCTGTACGACGACCCCGGCCTGATCAAGCGTTTCCCCTACCTGCCGGTCCTCAAGCAGAGCATCCTCTCTGCCCGACCCCGACCGGCGAGTGCCAACTACAACCAGGTGAGCCTGGTGATCGCCAGCGCGGTCTCCAACGCGCTCACCCCACCCTTCAAGGAGGCCGGCGACGATGTCGTCGCCTCCATGAGAGGCCAGCTCAACGAGATCATCCGGGCTCAGTGA